The Aedes albopictus strain Foshan chromosome 1, AalbF5, whole genome shotgun sequence genomic interval GGCCGGACAAACCTCTCCGTGTTTTTCCACAAACTGGAAAGCCTTGATGAGTCGCAAGGTTTCGTCAACCGATCGTCCCACGGGTAGATCGTTGATCGTTATTTGTCTAACGACACCGTTGGGATCGATGATGAACAAACCCCGCAGCGAGATTCCGGCCTCCTCCAACAGGACACCATAATCGGCGGAGATTTTCTTGGTCAAGTCGGCCAGAAGGGGATAATTCATCTTTCCCAGGCCGCCCTGCTTGCGTGGGGTGTTAACCCAGGCTAAATGCGAGAAATGGGAATCTACTGATACGCCGACCACCTCAGTGTTCAAGTCCCGGAACTCCTGAATCCGATCGCTGAATGCAATGATCTCGGTTGGGCAAACGAAGGTGCTGAAAAGGGAAAGGTATACCTAAGTTAAATGCGATGCTTATTTTAGGAACACAGGGTTTTTCTTCATGTTGGCGTAACGGCCCAAATGAGACAAAGCCTGTATCTCACCTTGGTGGTGTtccatgaacacttccacagttatcaactgattTTACATGAAATACTAAATATCTttaaatgcttgagaaatctcagctaaaatttatggagaaaaacTAGGAATAAATTAAGAGAATCCCaggagactcacaaaaagtattgcaacagtattgcatcacattggctcacctcgatatctccaaagcctgaggacttacaaaaatgctgtcttcagcaaagttattcagtaaCCCAAAAGCTTTTTCTGAAGGCGACATTTTTATAGATGTTCTGGATtttgagatatcgaggtgagtcagggtgatgcaatactttttgttATACATACTTATGACGAGTAGTGAATGTACGGGTGGTCATTAGCAGGCTTTGGAACTGTGGAAGTAAACAGAGGGATGCAAGCCTGcttcagttgggacgttacgccaaaatattttttttctaaattgaaaCCCCCAACTATCTTTTCTTATTAGGATATAATTTTGCAAACAGAAATAACTcttactgcccccattcgcacaacagtcccatgcaAACATGAAACAGTTCCATGTAACTGTTATGAGAATAGGGGCAGCTTACTGAATGGACAAGCTACTTCCCAGGAATCCCACTATCATTATTAGATATTGTACGTGCcgttgaatcccggaattttcgactagcgaagttggatttttctccaaagccgtgcgtcggacctaacttcggaagtggtgcgctgtatagcggaccaggtttactatacagcgcaccacttccgaagttaggtccgacgcatggatttggagaaaaatccaacttcgctagtcgaaaacttcgattttcaactaaattgagaatacttACAAGTCCAGTGGATAGAAGAACAAAACCAGGTACTTCCCCTTGAAGTCATCCAGTTTGATGTCCTTGAAGTCGTTGTTGACAACAGCCGTTCCGCAGAATGCCGGCGCCGGCTTCTGTACTTGAGCAACGCAAAGGGATCGTGCTAGCGAACCACACAAACAATTAAAATCTGAATTATGTACTTCTCACTTTCAACTCCGTTACTCACCGGTGTGGATGAAACTCTTCTGGATCGTCCCGGCCTTCGCTACTTTCGCCAGCTGCGGAATCTGAAACACACAATAAGGCACAGCGCATTACATAATCGGACACCGCACCGGAAACACGGAGTACAACAATTTATTGGGCGATACTTACGTTGCGGAACATGGTCTTGGCAATGAACGACATGTTGAAGAATGATTATTGAGCAATTACTATGGAATAACTAAAGAAAATTACGGACAAAAGTCTCGACAAAATAAGTGCAACACTCGCAGCAGACGCGACGAACGACGACGATCGAATCGAACCAAACCGCGAAcgcgaaatcttttgtttttcgcAATCTGTCAAAATTGTTGTTGTTCGTTCAGGCCGGTATGCAGCTGGCTTGGTGTTAGTAGTCGACATTGGTTGAACGGAAGGTGCAACGAACCCGGGATTTCTCGGGACAAGAAAGCCGGGAAAATGCTGATTCCCGGGAAATATTTCACACTCATCAAGAAaaagaggagcggacctggtgtgatggttagaacacttgactatcacgccgaggacctgggatcgaatcccactcccgacaaactcgcaaaatgtgagttcttccttcggaagggaagtaaagcgtgggtcccgagatgaactagcctagggctaaaaatctcgttaatacagaaaaaaaaaactcatcaagAAACGAAATGCATCCTGAAAAAGGCGCAGTATCAAAACGTCCGATACCATAacgtcccaggactttatgacgCATTTTTTTGTAGCATAACGTCCTAAGGCTGTTCAGACTTGAAACtgttatgcctggtttacattgttcaactgaaacgaacatttcacttgctaacttctcaaagatgttcaatccaatggaatgatgtgtttagaatGAGCAAATGACTTAAGTgttgaatgctcttgaatgcatctcagttgaagcatgtttacattgttcaactcgtgcggagcgtaagcaaactgaattgaattcatctcactgacagatgacttgaattcagctcacatgaatcgcggttttagacggggcaagtgagacgatttcgtttgacttgaatgaaaaagttcaacatgttcaactttcgttcaagtcaagtgagttgctcatgtgagatgaatggtggtgtttacacgttcaatttgcattcaat includes:
- the LOC109412192 gene encoding peroxiredoxin-2, with translation MSFIAKTMFRNIPQLAKVAKAGTIQKSFIHTARSLCVAQVQKPAPAFCGTAVVNNDFKDIKLDDFKGKYLVLFFYPLDFTFVCPTEIIAFSDRIQEFRDLNTEVVGVSVDSHFSHLAWVNTPRKQGGLGKMNYPLLADLTKKISADYGVLLEEAGISLRGLFIIDPNGVVRQITINDLPVGRSVDETLRLIKAFQFVEKHGEVCPANWDPKSNADTIKPDPKGSQSYFNKHG